One genomic region from Quercus robur chromosome 4, dhQueRobu3.1, whole genome shotgun sequence encodes:
- the LOC126720889 gene encoding C2 domain-containing protein At1g53590-like — protein sequence MDITEVTLMHHVGIVLLSLWFFSYFNWCHPVAYFVSLIYLFLVHERYVMRLQRKLQFEERKQANQRRVLSDSETVRWLNHAVERIWPICMEQIASQKILLPIIPWFLEKYKPWTAKKAVVQHLYLGRNPPMFTEMRILHNSSDDDHLVLELGMNFLTAEDMSAILAVKLRKRLGFGMVAKLHLTGMHVEGKVLIGVKFIRGWPFISRLRVCFAEPPYFQMTIKPLFNHGLDVTEVPGIAGWLDKLLSVAFEQTLVEPNMLVLDMEKFASPEPETWFSMDGKEPIAHAKVEVIEASDMKPSDLNGLADPYIKGQLGDYRFRTKIQRKTLTPKWQEEFKIPIVTWESPNMLVVEVCDKDRFVDDTLGDCSVNISDLRDGQRHDLWLTLQNIKMGRLHLAITVLEDRKKDSQKVDDQPCDKETLDIEDKRNSFGSETPVEDSFSFVTSDKFPRMADTFEPIDIEGQKETGIWVHHPGSDVAQTWEPRKGKNRRIDTEIRSETNGSVNNSNAVASGSLNNDSSSDDENCDDKHRMKSVRRGLRKIGSVFHRSPRTGDQLGSFVEPSPSPHANIRAVNETGVKIVVDNNLCGPTSDENPKGGNVSSDGSNPESPSKVNMKDKVKNFLKHGAGKSARDIKHAISRKVSRSRSDKSVVTERESIAEGGSSEDESSCSPEVERKPGMPEVINSGCGNDSLNSNERVLQTASIDNQVDTEGQKEKVSLEDLERRDEKLGSPDKRGEAAEESFKPELAEVHLEGDKR from the exons ATGGATATAACGGAGGTGACTTTGATGCATCATGTTGGGATTGTGCTGCTATCCCTATGGTTCTTTTCTTATTTCAATTGGTGCCACCCGGTTGCCTACTTTGTCTCTCTCATATATCTCTTTCTG GTTCATGAGAGGTATGTTATGAGATTGCAAAGGAAATTACAGtttgaagaaagaaaacaagCTAATCAGAGAAGG GTGCTTTCTGATTCTGAAACAGTGCGGTGGTTGAACCATGCAGTTGAGAGGATATGGCCAATATGTATGGAACAGATTGCATCACAAAAGATTCTCTTGCCCATCATACCTTGGTTCTTGGAAAAGTACAAACCATGGACTGCT AAGAAAGCTGTGGTTCAACACTTGTATTTGGGAAGAAACCCACCTATGTTCACAGAAATGAGGATTCTTCATAACTCTTCTGACGATGATCACTTG GTTCTTGAGTTGGGGATGAATTTTCTCACAGCCGAAGATATGAGTGCAATACTTGCTGTGAAGCTAAGGAAAAGATTGGGATTTGGAATGGTGGCAAAGTTGCATTTGACAGGCATGCATGTTGAAGGGAAG GTCTTGATTGGGGTGAAATTCATTCGTGGGTGGCCTTTCATCAGCCGCTTGCGGGTGTGCTTTGCTGAGCCTCCATATTTTCAAATGACCATCAAGCCTCTCTTTAATCATGGGCTAGATGTCACGGAAGTTCCAGGCATTGCTGGATGGCTA GATAAACTTCTATCCGTTGCTTTTGAGCAGACACTTGTTGAG CCCAATATGCTGGTTCTTGACATGGAGAAGTTTGCTTCACCAGAGCCAG AAACCTGGTTCTCAATGGATGGGAAGGAACCCATTGCCCATGCTAAAGTAGAAGTTATTGAAGCATCCGACATGAAACCGTCAGATCTAAATG GATTGGCTGATCCATATATTAAAGGCCAATTGGGAGATTACAGATTCAGGACTAAGATACAAAGGAAAACTCTGACTCCGAAATGGCAAGAGGAATTTAAGATCCCAATTGTTACATGGGAGTCGCCTAATATGCTTGTTGTTGAAGTTTGTGACAAGGACCGTTTTGTCGATGACACCCTTGG GGACTGTTCTGTGAACATCAGTGATCTTAGGGATGGCCAGAGGCACGATTTGTGGTTAACTCTTCAGAATATTAAAATGGGGAGGTTGCATCTTGCAATAACTGTACTTGAAGACAGAAAAAAGGACAGTCAAAAG GTAGATGATCAGCCCTGTGATAAGGAAACATTGGACATTGAAGATAAAAGAAACTCCTTTGGGAGTGAGACTCCTGTTGAAGACTCATTCTCATTTGTAACATCAGATAAGTTTCCAAGAATGGCTGATACTTTTGAGCCCATTGATATTGAAGGGCAAAAAGAGACGGGGATATGGGTCCATCACCCAGGAAGTGATGTTGCACAGACATGGGAGCCtagaaaaggaaagaatagGCGTATTGATACTGAAATTCGCAGTGAGACTAATGGTTCTGTGAACAACTCTAATGCAGTGGCATCTGGGTCCCTTAACAATGACTCCAGCAGTGATGATGAAAATTGTGATGATAAGCATCGAATGAAATCAGTTCGGAGAGGCCTAAGGAAGATTGGCTCAGTATTTCACCGGAGTCCCAGAACGGGGGATCAATTAGGCAGCTTTGTGGAGCCCAGTCCTTCCCCACATGCTAATATTAGGGCAGTCAATGAGACTGGTGTGAAGATTGTTGTGGATAACAACCTTTGTGGACCTACCTCTGATGAGAATCCTAAAGGAGGGAATGTAAGTTCTGACGGGAGTAATCCAGAAAGCCCAAGCAAAGTAAATATGAAAGATAAGGTGAAGAATTTTCTAAAACATGGTGCTGGGAAATCTGCTCGTGACATAAAGCATGCAATTTCCCGGAAAGTGTCAAGATCTCGATCTGATAAATCGGTAGtgacagagagagaaagtatAGCAGAGGGTGGCTCTTCTGAAGATGAATCCAGTTGTTCCCCAGAAGTCGAAAGGAAACCAGGTATGCCTGAGGTCATAAACTCTGGCTGTGGTAATGATTCATTGAATTCCAATGAACGCGTGCTTCAGACAGCTTCAATTGATAATCAAGTGGACACTGaaggacaaaaagaaaaagttagtcTTGAAGACTTGGAAAGGAGAGATGAGAAGCTGGGAAGCCCTGACAAACGTGGTGAAGCAGCGGAAGAGTCCTTCAAACCAGAGCTTGCTGAAGTACATTTGGAAGGAGACAAAAGATAG